In one Scomber japonicus isolate fScoJap1 chromosome 6, fScoJap1.pri, whole genome shotgun sequence genomic region, the following are encoded:
- the fbxo46 gene encoding F-box only protein 46 yields the protein MDRDTFSHIRLWCPRPFGTYSQNKARSPGSGGSGGGGGGAGSPSLCKAEPSPGARRTVDGTEDGGMIVGVQEQNGEEEEDVGSENTPPEPELVSSSLTQSQAPPSSSAPPSPPSSGSQMEDGRVLLDTWYVIKPGNTKEKIAFFVAHQFSGAGQPRPSAMKVKGNWATDCSKAKRRRRCSSYDPPTRSQSSEPHLGHESSLAPNAPPSPDEPSLGGVNETDLLSVAEMVALVEQRTAMALQGIVAVHGNQHQPPTTTHGQGLTPHQHTLLRGTVSDPTPIVFVSESSNGQPSKEAKESSSPIQTDQELEEQQESCRVAQAIAHFESQNLENRLHLGASPGIDFSNQDGERERRKGGESGIVTPPPPPSHSHGEVRIAFRVSNLDPRSQLEPAGRSRCMFMSCGGGGNQAAARSKEKITCDLYQLVSPSSRDPSSLLLAATTAAPKSEGDHHPDRQACGSPDPTQELSSGEKKAVCVGRERVTGFHVEVVVTGAVDQCVFYGKDSTENVQEETVCFAMPSGGGGGGGVGSSTDPSSDDPPPGQLFFLQPPRGAEEDVKGTGTGSGSGMCSLDCANNNGPGAGVAVGSGERTTRPDSPLANVGEDCSDPSLCRLYRHVSHDFLEIRFQIQRLLEPRQYMLLLPDHIMVNIFSYLPTRSLAALKCTCHYFKVLIETYGVRAVDSRWNQDPLYRDDPCKQCKRQYERGDVSLCRWHPKPYHHDLPYGRSYWMCCRRTDKDTPGCRVGLHDNNWVQQPADGSQPIRTRREDRREEAR from the exons ATGGACCGAGACACCTTCTCCCACATCCGTCTGTGGTGCCCGCGCCCCTTTGGCACCTACTCCCAGAACAAAGCAAGGAGCCCAGGCTCAGGGGGCAGCGGCGGAGGGGGCGGTGGGGCAGGGTCCCCGTCTCTCTGCAAGGCGGAGCCCTCTCCAGGTGCCAGAAGGACAGTGGATGGAACcgaagatggagggatgatcgTGGGGGTGCAGGAACAGaatggagaagaggaggaggatgtgggCTCGGAGAACACTCCACCTGAACCCGAGCTTGTCTCCAGCTCTTTGACGCAGAGCCAGGCCCCTCCATCCTCTTCGGCCCCTCCATCACCACCCTCCTCTGGGTCTCAGATGGAAGATGGCCGGGTGCTGTTAGACACCTGGTACGTCATTAAACCAGGAAACACCAAGGAGAAGATTGCTTTCTTCGTGGCACACCAGTTCAGTGGAGCAGGCCAGCCCAGACCCAGCGCCATGAAG GTTAAAGGTAACTGGGCAACTGACTGCAGCAAGGCCAAAAGACGGAGACGATGCTCATCCTACGATCCTCCAACTCGCTCCCAATCCTCAGAGCCACACCTTGGCCACGAGTCCTCCCTGGCACCCAACGCACCCCCCAGCCCCGATGAGCCGTCACTAGGAGGGGTGAATGAGACAGACTTACTGTCTGTGGCAGAGATGGTCGCCTTGGTTGAGCAAAGGACAGCCATGGCCCTCCAGGGGATCGTGGCTGTCCACGGAAACCAACACCAGCCCCCTACTACCACTCATGGCCAGGGCCTCACTCCCCACCAGCACACACTACTCCGAGGCACAGTATCAGACCCCACTCCTATCGTGTTTGTTTCTGAGAGTTCAAACGGCCAACCCTCCAAAGAGGCCAAAGAGTCATCATCTCCCATCCAGACAGAccaggagctggaggagcagcaggagtcATGTAGGGTCGCTCAAGCCATCGCACACTTCGAGTCCCAGAATCTGGAAAATCGGCTGCATCTGGGCGCTAGTCCTGGAATAGACTTTTCTAATCAAGACGGAGAAAGGGAGcgtaggaaaggaggggagtCTGGCATTGTAACACCTCCTCCGCCCCCCAGCCACAGTCACGGTGAGGTGAGGATAGCTTTCAGAGTGTCAAACCTGGACCCACGGTCTCAGCTGGAGCCAGCTGGCAGGTCCCGCTGTATGTTTATGAGCTGTGGTGGTGGGGGTAATCAGGCAGCAGCCAGGTCCAAAGAGAAAATCACCTGTGACCTCTACCAGCTCGTGAGTCCCTCCTCAAGAGACCCTAGTAGTCTGCTGCTTGCTGCCACAACAGCTGCCCCCAAATCGGAAGGAGACCACCACCCAGACAGGCAGGCTTGTGGCAGCCCGGACCCAACCCAGGAGCTCTCCTCTGGGGAGAAGAAAGCTGTTTGTGTGGGGAGGGAGCGAGTCACCGGCTTTCATGTGGAAGTGGTGGTGACGGGTGCTGTGGACCAATGTGTATTTTATGGCAAGGACAGTACAGAGAATGTGCAAGAGGAGACGGTGTGTTTTGCTATGCCTAGtgggggaggaggtggtgggggtgTGGGCAGCTCCACTGACCCTTCATCAGATGATCCTCCTCCTGGACAGCTTTTCTTCCTTCAGCCCCCTCGGGGTGCAGAGGAGGATGTAAAAGGAACGGGCACTGGCAGTGGGTCAGGAATGTGCTCTTTGGACTGTGCCAACAACAACGGCCCTGGGGCAGGGGTGGCAGTGGGCTCAGGGGAGCGGACAACTCGACCAGACTCTCCCCTGGCCAACGTTGGGGAGGACTGCTCAGACCCTTCATTGTGTCGCCTCTACCGCCACGTGTCCCATGACTTCCTGGAGATCCGCTTTCAGATTCAGCGCCTCCTTGAACCACGCCAGTACATGCTGCTGCTCCCCGACCACATCATGGTGAACATCTTCAGTTACCTGCCCACGCGCTCCCTGGCAGCCCTCAAGTGCACCTGCCACTACTTCAAGGTGCTGATAGAGACTTATGGGGTGCGGGCAGTGGACTCACGCTGGAATCAAGACCCTCTCTACAGGGACGACCCCTGCAAGCAGTGTAAGAGGCAATATGAGCGCGGGGATGTTTCCCTGTGCCGTTGGCACCCCAAACCTTACCACCATGACCTGCCTTATGGACGTTCCTACTGGATGTGTTGCCGGcgcacagacaaagacacaccaGGCTGTCGTGTTGGGCTCCATGATAACAATTGGGTCCAACAGCCTGCTGATGGCTCTCAGCCCATCCGCAccaggagggaggacaggagggaggaggccAGGTAG